The Amycolatopsis sp. DG1A-15b genome contains the following window.
CGTCGCGGTGAAGCTGACGGCGACCGCCGCCACTCTCGGCGACGGGACGGCGGACAGCGCCGCCGGGAACGCGAGCCCGCAGGCCGCCGCGAAGGACGTCACGCTCAAGACGGGTGCCGACGGCACCGTGCGCGTGAAGCTGACCCCGACCGGCGACCAGCCGAAGCTGGTGGCCTCGCTGACCGCGCCGGCCGACCGGCCTTACGTCCGGCTGCCGATCGACACCGGGAAGCAGCGCGTGGTCTCCACCGGCGGCGAAAAGGAACTGACCGCCCAGGGCGTCGTCAACGTCGCCAAGCCCGGCAAGGTCCAGGTGACCAAGACGGACGCGAACACCGGCGCCGGCGTCGGCGGTGCGGTCCTGCGGATCACCGGCAAGGACAAGACGTCCGCGGCGCTCGGCCAGGACGGCAAGCCGCTCACCGGGGCCGACGGCAAGCCCGCGGTCGTCACCACCGACGGCAAGACCGGCAGCGTGACGGTCGAGAACCTCCGTACCCCGCAAGAGATCTGCGTCGTCGAGGCGAGCCCGCCGCCGGGTTACACGAACGCCTACGACCCGCAGAACCCGCCGTCGGCGTGCGGCACCGTGCAGCCGGGCGAGACGCTCGCCCTGAGCCTGACGAACAAGCCGAACGAAGTCCCGCGCGCGATCCCGGCCGGCGACCAGCCGGTCGCGCAGGCGCGCGGGGTCGTCGAGACGAGCTACTCCGTGCCGGGCCTGGCCGGGCTCGGCCTGCTCGTGCTGCTGGCGGCCGGGCTGATCGGCGTCGCCGCGCGGCGGGCGTCCCGGCGGTAGCGGCGTGGCGAACCACGACGGCGGCTGGCGGGGCGACGACTGGTTCGTCGACGAATGGCACCGGGGCATCGGCTGGGCGGCCGGGAGTGACGAGCCGCCCGGCGGTCACCCGGATCCGCCCGGCCGGAAGCCCGGCCGGGGCCGGCTACTCGCCGGCTTCGCACTCGGCGCGGCGACGGTGCTCGCCGTGCAGTTCGGCTCCACCGTGGTCGCCGCGCCGCCGGTGGCCGTCGTGAGCGGCACCGCGCTGCCCGCCGCGGGCGCGGCGGGAGCCGCGGCCGCGGTGCCGTCCCCATCCCCGACGGCCTCCGCGCCCGCGACTCCGGCCGCGCCGGCCGCACAGACACCGCAGACGCCGTCGTCGGCCGCGCCACCGCCGTCCCCGCCGCCGCAGCGGCCGGGCACCGTGCGGCTGCCCGGCGGCGGGACGGCGACGCTGGTGCGCCAGAACCTCGGCCCCGGCGGGGAGCTGCCGGTGCCCGCGGACCTCGGGCAGGCGGCCTGGTGGGGTGCGTCACTCGACGCGGCGGGCGGGGCGAGCGTGTTCGCCGGCCACGTGAACTGGCGGGGCGCGACCGGGCCGTTCGCCGAGCTGTGGACCGCCCGGATCGGCACCGAAGTGACCATTGTGGACAGTGTGGGCAAGACGTGGCGGTACCGGATCTCGCAGCTGGTCACCGTGCACAAGAACGACCTGCCGGCGCGCGCCGACTACCTGTTCGGCCCGTCCGGCCCGCACCGCGTGGTGCTGGTGACGTGCGGCGGCCGCTGGGTCGGCGGATCGGACGGCTACGAGGAGAACCGCGTCGTCATCGCGGACCCAGCCTAAGTTACTCGTGGGTAACATCACGTTTCGAAACGGTGGTCGTGCGCGTCGCCATGCAGCAGAATGCCCAGGGTCAGGGCTGTGGCGGCGAGAGGTGTGAACACAATGGCGACGTTCTTGGTGACCGGCGCGACCGGACTGATCGGGCGTCACTTCACCCGGCTGCTGCTCTCCCGCCCCGACGACGACCGCGTCGCCCTCGTGGTGCGCGCGTCCTCGCGGGCCAAGCTGGCCGCGCTGGTCGACCAGTGGCCGCACTCCGACCGCGTCACGCTGATCACCGGCGACCTCGGCGAGCCGCTGCTCGGCGTGTCCGAAGCCGACCGCGCCGAGCTGCGCGGGAGCGTCGACCACATCGTCCACCTCGCCGCGCTCTACGACCTCACCGCCGACGACGAAGCCAGCATCAAGGCCAATGTGGACGGCACGCGGGCCGTCGTCGACCTCGCCGCGGACCTTCGCGCCGGCTGCCTGCACCACGTGTCGTCGGTCGCCGTCGCGGGCGACCACGAAGGCGTCTTCACCGAGGAGATGTTCGACGCCGGGCAGCGGCTGGTCACGCCGTACCACCGGACCAAGTTCGAAGCCGAGAAGATCGTCCGCGAGCAGGACGAGGTGCCGTGGCGGGTGTACCGGCCCGCCGTCGTCGTCGGGCACTCCGAGACCGGCGAAATGGACAAGATCGACGGCCCGTACTACCTCTTCCCCGCGATCAACCGGCTGTCCGGGCTGCCCGACGTGCTCCCGATCGTCGGGCCCGACCTCGGCGACACCAACATCGTGCCGGTCGACTACGTCGCCAAGGCGCTGCTGGAGCTGGTGGTCAAGCCCGGTCTCGACGGGCACGCCTTCCACCTGGTCAACCCCGAGCCGCAGCCGGTCGTTTCGGTCTACAACGCCTTCGCGCGGGCCGCGGGCGCGCCGACGATCACCGTGCAGCTGGGCGAAGGGATCTCGAAGCGGATCGTCGGGCTCGTCAAGCTGACCGAGCACATCCCCGGCGTCACCATCGCCCGCGACGCCGTGATGGAGCGGTTCGGCATCCCGCCGGTGCTGCTGGACACGATGGCGTTCCCGTCGGTGTTCTCCTCGGCCGAGACGCGCAAGGCGCTGGCCGGCACCGTGGAGGTCCCGCGGCTGGAGGAGTACGCGCCGACGCTGTGGCGCTACTGGCGCGAGCACCTCGACCCCTTCCGCGCGCGCAAGCACGGCCCCCGCGGCGAGCTCGACGGCCGCCGCGTGATCATCACCGGCGCGTCCTCGGGCATCGGCCGCGCGACCGCGTTGAAGGTGGCGGCCGCCGGCGGTGTCCCGCTGCTCGTCGCGCGCCGCCAGCACGAGCTGGAAGAGGTCCGCGACGAGATCGTCGCCGCCGGCGGCACGGCGTCGGTGTACCCGGCCGACCTGACCGACGAGGACTCGGTGCGCAAGGCCGTCGACGCGATGCTGGCCGAGCACGGCCGGATCGACATGCTGGTGAACAACGCCGGCCGCTCGATCCGCCGGTCGATCAAGCTGTCCTACGACCGGATGCACGACTACGAGCGCGCCATGGCCATCAACTACTTCGGCGCGGTCCGGCTGATCCTCGCGGTGCTGCCGCACATGTCGGAGCGGAAGTTCGGGCACATCGTGAACGTCTCGTCGATCGGCGTGCAGGGCATCGCGCCGCGCTTCTCGGCGTACGCGGCGTCGAAGGCGGCGCTGGACTACTTCTCGCGGATCGCGGCGACCGAGACGCACGGCGACGGGATCACGTTCACCACCATCCACATGCCGCTGGTGCGCACGCCGATGATCCGCCCGACGAAGATCTACGACGCGTTCCCGACGAAGTCGCCGGAACAGGCCGCGGACATGGTGATGACGGCGCTCGTCGAGCGGCCCAAGCACATCGGCACCCCGGCCGGGCAGGCGATCGGGCTGGCCTACACGCTCACGCCGGGGCTCACCGACGCGATCGCGTACCAGGGTTTCCGCATCTTCCCGGATTCGACCGCGGCGGGCGGTTCGGGCGAACTCAAGATCGGACGTGGCGAGAAACACCTCTCGCGCGCGGCGATGGCGCTGGCCCGGCTTTCGCGCGGCTTCCACTGGTGACTTCCACTGGTGACACTGCGTTTCCGGGGTGAGGCCGTTCCGGCGACACGGCGACACGTGTTGGTGATTCGTCAAGCCGGAAGGCGGAGGCGGCGGGTGCCCGGGTACGGTCGGGCCCATGGTTCCTGAGCGCGACCCCGCCGCAACCGCCCTCAACGGCCTCCTTCCCCTCCGTCGTGAATACACCCAGGCCTGGCACGGCTTCGACCGCAACGAGGTCCGGCAGTACCTCGACCACATCGAGGCCCAGCTGCGCCGGGTGCTCAGCGAACGCGACGCCGCGACGGCGCAGGCCGCCGCCGCGACCCGCGAGGTCGAGTCCGTCCGGCAGCAGGTCGCGGTGCTGGAAGCCCGCGTCGAGGAGCTGAAGAAGCCGCCGGAGCGGCTCGAGGACCTCGACGAGCGGATGCAGCGCACGGTGACGCTCGCGCAGGCGCGCGCCGACGAGATCATCAAGCGTGCCGAGGTGGCCGCGGAGAAGACGTGGGCCTCCTCGACGGAGGCGTCGACGAAGCTGCGCGAGCGCTACACGAGGCTGGTCGAGGAGCTGGACAAGCAGGCCGACCTGCTGCACACGGAGCACGAGAGCGCGCTGGCGGAGACGCGCGCCGAGGTTCAGCGGCTGACGGTCGAGGCGGCCCAGCGGCGCGAGCTGCTGGACAACGAGGCCGAGCGGAAGCGCCGGAAGCTCGAGCGCGAGTTCGAGGCGTCCCAGGCGGCCCAGAAGGCGGCGCTGGAGAAGCACGTCGCCGACCAGCGCACGGCGAGCAAGAACCAGGCGGAGCGCCGGCTCGCGGAGGCGACGGCGGAGGCGAAGCGACGGCTCGACGAAGCGACCGCCGAGGCCAAGCGGCGGCTCGACGAGGCGACCACGCAGGCGGCCCAGCGGACGACGGTGGCGAACCGGAAGGTCGAGCGGCTGGCGGAGATCCGCGAGCAGGCGCGCAAGAGCCTGGCGATGGCGGAGGACATCCTCAACCGGAGCGAGACGCAGCTGGCGACGCTGCCGGAGGAGGCCGTGATCCCGCAGGCGTCAAGGCTGGTCGGTGGCGACTCGGAGTCGGCGACCACACCGGCGGCGCCGGTCGTTCCGGTGGTGCAGCCGGCCGTTCCGAAGTCGGCGGCGCCGAAGCCGGCCCCCAAGCCGGCCGCGGTCCCGAAGCCGGCACCGCAGGCGGCCAAGCCGGCGAACTCGAACGGCCCGGCGACCAAGCCGGCGAACGGCAACGGCGCGAAGCCGCTCTCGCCGACGGGCAGCAAGCCGGGCTCCTGAGCTTTCCCAGGTCGTGGTGGCCGCATTCGGAGACCGGGGGTCTTCGAATGCGGCTTTTCAGTTGCGCGCTGTCCGGGACCAGGGGTTCGCCGCTTCCAGCTGGGCCGCCAAGCCCAGCAGCAGCGACTCCCCTCCCGGCCGCGCCACCAGCTGCACCGAAGTCGGCAGCCCCGACACCGCCGACCGGCCCGCCGGGACCGTGATCGCCGGGTAGCCCGCGAAGTTCCACTGGCCCGTGAAACCCGCCAGCCGCGTCGACGGCAGCACGTTCGCCAGCCAGCCGCGCTCGTGCCAGCGTCCCGCCTTCACCGGCCAGTGCGACAGCGTCGGCGTCAGCAGCACCTCGTGCGACGCGAAGAACTCCTCCGCCCGGGAAACCCACCGGTCACGCGTGCTTTCCCGGAGGAGTCCCGCCCGCTCGACCAGCCGGCCCGCGCGGATGTGGGCCCGGGTCCGGCGCTGCAACCGCGCCACGTCGAAGGCGCGCGCCTGGACCGCCGGACCCGCGAGCCAGCGGGCCGTCATGCCCAGGACCATCGTCGCCGGGTAGCGCGGTGCCGCCGGGGCGATCGCGTGACCGGCCGCCGCCAGGTGGGCCGCCGCCGTGGAGACCGCCGCCACCAGCTCCTTCGGGACCGGGGTGCGCAGCAGCGGCACCGTCGTCGACACGCCGATGCGGACCGGAGACGGCGAAGGCACCGAAGCCAGCTCGGGAGCGGAAGCCAGCACCGAAAGCAGCAACGCCGTGTCGGCGACCGTCGTGGCCAGGGGGCCGTGCACCGACATGCCGAACCAGCCGCCCTCGGCCAGCAGGTCCGCGCCCGGCTTCAACCCCACCAGGCCGCACATCGCCGCCGGGAGGCGGACCGAGCCCATGCCGTCCGTACCGTGGGCCAGCGGGACCAGGCCGGCCGCCACCGCCGCCGCGCTGCCGCCCGACGATCCGCCCGCGGCATACGTCGGGTCCCAGGGGTTGCGGGCGATGCCGTCCGGGGTGTCGCTCATCGGCCAGATGCACAGCTCCGGCACCCGCGTCAGCCCCACGATCACCGCGCCCGCCGCGCGCAGCCGCGCCACGATCACGCCGTCCGCGCCGGCCCGCGCGGACGATCCCGCCGGCGAGCCGTGCGACGCGTACTCGCCGGCCACCTCCGTGACGTCCTTGACGGCGACCGGCACCCCGGCCAGCGGCAGCGACGCGAGATCGGGCCGCGCGGCGACCTCCGCGGCTTCCTTCAGCGCCTCCTCCGCGCGTACCCGCCGGAAGGAGCCGATGACGCCGTCCGCCGCGGCGATGCGGTCGAGGGTCTCCTCGGTGACCCGCACCGGATCGAGCTTCCCGGCCCGGACGGAGGCCGCGATCTCCACTGCCGTGAGCGCCATGATCGGGACCCTAGCCCCGAAAAGGTGACAGCGGCAAAGAGAACGTCTCAGATTGCGCCGGCCCGCAGCGCGTAGGCGACGGCGTGCGCGCGGTTGTTCAGGCCGCAGCGCGTCATCAGGCCGTACAGCACGTTCTTCACGGTCCGCTCCGAGTAGCACAGCTTCGCCGCGATCTCCTCGGTCCCGAAGCCCTCGGCGACCAGCCGCAGCACGTCGCACTCACGCGCCGCCAGCCCCGAGAGCGTGAGCCCGTTCGGCTCCAGGACGTCCTTGCGCATCCGCTGCACCTGCGCGAGCAGCGCGCCCTGCAGCCGCGGCGGCAGGTTGGCCGTGCCGTCGCCCGCGGCGAGCACCGCCGTGACCAGCTCGGCGCCGCCCGTCTCGCGGCGCGGCAGGATCGCCACCACGCCGCATTCCAGCGCCGCCATCAGGTCGCTTTCGCGGAAGTGCTCGACGACCAGCACGACGTGGGACGCCTTGGCCGCCCGGATCTCGCCGAGCACGGTCTCGGTGACGTGGTCCTCCATCACCAGCAACACGTCCGGCACGAGGTCGGTCAGCCGGACGTCGGGATGGTTGTCCAGCAGGCTCACCGCGCCGGCGTGCGTGATCGGGTCCGAGGCGAGGACGCTCACTTCGACGGGCTTCATGGGGGCAGTGTGGACGGCGTGTCTTCACGCCTTCCCTATTCCGTCTTCACGCGCGTGAAGACAGCTCCCCGAACGCCGCCCGCGCCCGCTCGAGGCACCCGGGCATCCGCCCGGCCGCGCGGGCCCAGTCGCGCTGGGCGCGCCAGTACTCCTCCCGCGCCTCCGGGGTCCAGCCGGCCAGCTCCGGCTCGACCCGGGCCTCCAGGTCGGCCAGCAGCTCGCCGAGCTCCCCGGTGATCGCGCCCATCCGGTCCAGCACCAGATCGGCGAAGCTGAAGTCGAGCCGCGTCACGGCAGGCGCGGCCGCGGCATCGGGCCGCCGGTCGCCTCCAGCAGCTCCGCCAGCCGCGACAGGATCACGTCGAACTCCTGCTCCCAGTCGCTCATCGCCTGGCCGAACCGCACCGATGCCTCACCGCGCCAGGACGCCTGCACCATCGCCATCTCGCTGTTGACGTCGCGCAGGCGGGAACGGGCGCCTTCGAGGGCGGACGCGAAGCTGGCGGCGGCCCGCTGCATGTCTTCGGTCGGCATCCGCGCTCCTCTCCGGCTCCCCGAGCGTGGCGCACGCGGGGGCGGCGCGGAACCCCACCCGGGTGCCGTTGCCCGAATGTCCGCCATCCTTGCCTGCCGGTTCACGGCGTCCGCGTATGCTCACGGCAGGCATCCGGCGCGTGACGATTCGTCGCGCACGAAGGGAGACCGATGTCGGCCGCGGACGGCTCCGCACCGAGACTCCAGCTGCTGGGCCCCCTGAAGGCCTGGCAGGGCGACACGGAGCTCGACCTCGGCTCCGCGCACCGCCGTACGGTCCTCGCCGCACTGGCGATGTACCCGAACCGCACGGTTTCGCGCGAGGAGCTGATCGACGCCGTCTGGGGCGAGGCGCCGCCGCAGAGCGCGCAGGGCTCCATCTACACCTACGTCTCCGGGCTGCGGCGTGCGCTCGAACCCGGCCGGGTCAAGGGCGAAGGCCCGCAGCTGCTCGCGTCGATCGGTTCCGGCTATTCACTGCGCCTCGACGCCGAAGCGATCGACGTCCACCGGTTCGAAGCCCTGCGCGAGCAGGCGCAGCGCCGGCACGCGGCGGGCGATCTCCGCGGTGCGCGTGAGGCCTTCGACGAAGCTTTGGGGCTCTGGCAGGGCGTTCCGCTGTCCGGCCTGCCCGGGCCGTTCGCCGCCGCCCAGCGCGCCCGGCTCACCGAGGTGCGGCTCGCGACCACCGAGCGGCGCGCCGAGGTCGTGCTGGAATCGGGCGGGCACACCGAACTCGTCGCCGAACTGACCGCACTGACCCGCGAACACCCGTTCCGCGAGACGTTGCGCGGACTGCTCATGCGGGCCCTGGTCCGGGCCGGACGGCGGACCGAGGCGATCGCGGTCTACGCCGACGTCCGCGACCGGCTCGTCGAGTCGTCGGGCACCGAACCCGGGCCGGCCCTGCGGCGGCTGCACGACGAACTGCTGGAGAAACCCGCCGCGGCCCCGGAACCGAAGCCCTCGCCGCCGCGACCCGCGCGGGTGCCGGCCGCGGCGCTGCCGGAGCGGGCGGAGATCTTCGTCGGCCGGGAGGCCGAACTCGACCGGCTGCACGAAGCCGTGGCCGGCCTCGGTGCCGGGGTGGGGCGCTCGGTGTGGCTGGAAGGCGAGCCGGGCAGCGGCCGGACCGCACTGCTCGCCGAAGTCCTCGACGCGGCGCGCGATTTTCAGCCGGCCTTCGCCGCCGCGGACGCGCTGGACCAGCGGTTCTCCCTGCGGCCGCTGCTCGACGCGCTGGGCGTGCACCCGCGCGCCACCGACGAGCGCCGCGCCGCACTGGCCGGGCGGCTCGCCGGGCAGTCCGGCGAGGATCCCGTCGACGACGTGCTCGGGCTGGTCCGCGAGCTGTGCGCGGAGGCACCGCTCGTGCTCGTGGTCGACGACCTGCAGTGGGCCGACGACACCACGCTGCGCGTCTGGCGCTACCTGAGCCGGGAGACGCGGCAGCTGCCGCTGCTGCTCGTCGGCGCCTGCCGTCCGGTGCCACGGCCGGCCGCGCTGGACGACCTGCGGGCTGAGCTTGACAACGATGACATCACCGTCCTGGTCCTGCCGCCGCTGGCCGAGGACGCCACGCGCGAGCTGGCCACCGAGCTGGCCGGCGCGCCACCCGGGCCCGGGTTGCAGCTGCTCGTCTCCTACGCGGCCGGGAACCCGCGGTACGTCCGGGAAATCGTCGAGACGCTGCTCGCCCAGTCGATGATCGTGCTCGACGGCGTCCACGCGCACCTGGACGGCAATTCGTGCCAGACGATCCCGCCGCCGCTGGGCT
Protein-coding sequences here:
- a CDS encoding WXG100 family type VII secretion target; this encodes MPTEDMQRAAASFASALEGARSRLRDVNSEMAMVQASWRGEASVRFGQAMSDWEQEFDVILSRLAELLEATGGPMPRPRLP
- a CDS encoding class F sortase: MANHDGGWRGDDWFVDEWHRGIGWAAGSDEPPGGHPDPPGRKPGRGRLLAGFALGAATVLAVQFGSTVVAAPPVAVVSGTALPAAGAAGAAAAVPSPSPTASAPATPAAPAAQTPQTPSSAAPPPSPPPQRPGTVRLPGGGTATLVRQNLGPGGELPVPADLGQAAWWGASLDAAGGASVFAGHVNWRGATGPFAELWTARIGTEVTIVDSVGKTWRYRISQLVTVHKNDLPARADYLFGPSGPHRVVLVTCGGRWVGGSDGYEENRVVIADPA
- a CDS encoding response regulator transcription factor: MKPVEVSVLASDPITHAGAVSLLDNHPDVRLTDLVPDVLLVMEDHVTETVLGEIRAAKASHVVLVVEHFRESDLMAALECGVVAILPRRETGGAELVTAVLAAGDGTANLPPRLQGALLAQVQRMRKDVLEPNGLTLSGLAARECDVLRLVAEGFGTEEIAAKLCYSERTVKNVLYGLMTRCGLNNRAHAVAYALRAGAI
- a CDS encoding SDR family oxidoreductase, whose product is MATFLVTGATGLIGRHFTRLLLSRPDDDRVALVVRASSRAKLAALVDQWPHSDRVTLITGDLGEPLLGVSEADRAELRGSVDHIVHLAALYDLTADDEASIKANVDGTRAVVDLAADLRAGCLHHVSSVAVAGDHEGVFTEEMFDAGQRLVTPYHRTKFEAEKIVREQDEVPWRVYRPAVVVGHSETGEMDKIDGPYYLFPAINRLSGLPDVLPIVGPDLGDTNIVPVDYVAKALLELVVKPGLDGHAFHLVNPEPQPVVSVYNAFARAAGAPTITVQLGEGISKRIVGLVKLTEHIPGVTIARDAVMERFGIPPVLLDTMAFPSVFSSAETRKALAGTVEVPRLEEYAPTLWRYWREHLDPFRARKHGPRGELDGRRVIITGASSGIGRATALKVAAAGGVPLLVARRQHELEEVRDEIVAAGGTASVYPADLTDEDSVRKAVDAMLAEHGRIDMLVNNAGRSIRRSIKLSYDRMHDYERAMAINYFGAVRLILAVLPHMSERKFGHIVNVSSIGVQGIAPRFSAYAASKAALDYFSRIAATETHGDGITFTTIHMPLVRTPMIRPTKIYDAFPTKSPEQAADMVMTALVERPKHIGTPAGQAIGLAYTLTPGLTDAIAYQGFRIFPDSTAAGGSGELKIGRGEKHLSRAAMALARLSRGFHW
- a CDS encoding amidase family protein — its product is MALTAVEIAASVRAGKLDPVRVTEETLDRIAAADGVIGSFRRVRAEEALKEAAEVAARPDLASLPLAGVPVAVKDVTEVAGEYASHGSPAGSSARAGADGVIVARLRAAGAVIVGLTRVPELCIWPMSDTPDGIARNPWDPTYAAGGSSGGSAAAVAAGLVPLAHGTDGMGSVRLPAAMCGLVGLKPGADLLAEGGWFGMSVHGPLATTVADTALLLSVLASAPELASVPSPSPVRIGVSTTVPLLRTPVPKELVAAVSTAAAHLAAAGHAIAPAAPRYPATMVLGMTARWLAGPAVQARAFDVARLQRRTRAHIRAGRLVERAGLLRESTRDRWVSRAEEFFASHEVLLTPTLSHWPVKAGRWHERGWLANVLPSTRLAGFTGQWNFAGYPAITVPAGRSAVSGLPTSVQLVARPGGESLLLGLAAQLEAANPWSRTARN
- a CDS encoding cell division protein DivIVA, whose protein sequence is MVPERDPAATALNGLLPLRREYTQAWHGFDRNEVRQYLDHIEAQLRRVLSERDAATAQAAAATREVESVRQQVAVLEARVEELKKPPERLEDLDERMQRTVTLAQARADEIIKRAEVAAEKTWASSTEASTKLRERYTRLVEELDKQADLLHTEHESALAETRAEVQRLTVEAAQRRELLDNEAERKRRKLEREFEASQAAQKAALEKHVADQRTASKNQAERRLAEATAEAKRRLDEATAEAKRRLDEATTQAAQRTTVANRKVERLAEIREQARKSLAMAEDILNRSETQLATLPEEAVIPQASRLVGGDSESATTPAAPVVPVVQPAVPKSAAPKPAPKPAAVPKPAPQAAKPANSNGPATKPANGNGAKPLSPTGSKPGS